Genomic window (Alnus glutinosa chromosome 9, dhAlnGlut1.1, whole genome shotgun sequence):
ATGAGAAATATTAATTTCTTGCCTCTTCTCTCATATTTTCActttcaaaaattattaaatatatgagGTTCATATGTATCTTTCATATAGACCCACGGATCCACAGAGCTGATGATAATTtttcaaaagacaaagaaagagAATGTATAGCATCTCAAGTATAATTTGTGTATAAATTATACTTTAGATCATCCTTAACAAGCTAGCTATTACAAACTTTTTTCTAAAACTTGGAGAATATCTTCAAAAAGTATGGTTAAACAAACTCTCTATTATATCTCTAATTTATTTCTTGTCAGAGTCCCACTACAaatggacaaggatcctctgCTGTTCAAgtgaactggagaggagccggttagtagaaacaaaaaggaaggtaaaattgtcattatatatatatatatatatatatattttacaattttatcCTCCCATTTAGCCTAACtggctcctctccagttcacttgaactggagaggatccaaatgcacTACAAATTTAGATCACAAACTGAATTCGCTAGAGTTTTTTAACATTTGTACTTTCTGTTTGCGCCTTCCCCTTCAATTCCTATTTCCGCAACTGGGTTTGGTGGATCATTTCACCAGATAAACGCTGCTTTCGTGGTGGTGTTGTAGCCATGGCTGCACCTGGGTCAGTCCAGAAATTGGAGGAGTAGCAGGTTATTCTCTCTCCCGGGCAGTTTCGGGTGTTGGGTATGTGACGATTTTGAGTTTTACAGGTGTTGGGTAATATTGTTTTGATGTAAGTTATTAGATTGgacaatttttttctaattgtcTAAGAAATTGGGAGATTTAGAAGTAAAACCCGAAACCCATTTTCTGCATATTTGAATGTTGTTTCATTTTTTGGGGTTCTTCCGATGTGTGTGTAGTGGTTTATGGTAGAATTTTGCTTGTTTTCGGTAAAGTTGCTGCGTTTTCTGTAAAGTTGTTTTTGTAGCTTGTTCCTCTTCATACTGTTGCCTCCTCTTAATTACAGTTGAAATTAActaaataaaatcaataaagaattatatttttttgaaaaatttaatgaGTTGAATGTTTGTTGTGTTTAGAAAGTGGTTAGTCAAAATAAAGAAAGTGAATTTTTTGAGCTAAAATTTAGCTAAAAGTCTGGAGAATAATTGTTAATCTCTTTAAAAAGGAGGAAAACCAGTGTTGTACGTGCCAAAGAGACCCACAAAGGCCAGAGCAAAGTCGTGACAGAAGAACAATGGAGGAGGCTGGTGCTACCACTGGTGAGGCTAACGATCTCCAATCGAAGACCACCGGAATCACCATCACTATCAAATTCAGCGGGAGGTCAATCCCGGTCACTCTCTCGCTGGACGCGACGATCGGCGACCTCAAGTCCCTCCTCCAACCCCTCACCAACGTCCTACCACGTGGCCAGAAGCTCATCTTCAAGGGGAAGCTTTTGGTCGATACGACGACGTTGAGGGCGTCGGAGGTGACCGGCGGGGCCAAGGTCATGCTAATGGCCTCCCAGGGGTTGCACCAAGGGGTAAACTCAAATTCGCCAacttttttgctttattttttttttggttatcgAGAAAAGAAtgagggaaaagaaaatgattgcaGTATAAATGTAGAATTTTTTTGCATGATAGATTTTCATCAAGCTTTAAAGTAATGTGTTTATGGAGATTAAACTGAGTCTTGAAGCTGGAAATGTTGTGTGTCAAGCAATTGGGGATTAGAAGAGTTAAAAATATTCAATTACTTGATTaatgttagggtttgtttgAACTAGGATGGTCCAATTCTAAAAGAGGCTCGGAGTGTACCGAGGCGAGTTGACAATGCTAATAGAATGGTGAACGAGAAGACGCAAGTTCGCATTGATAAGAATAGGTTGGAACGGTGGAAGGTGACCAGAGTTGTGGCATTGTCCGAATGTAACTTGAAGGTACAAGAAGCCTCATATTTGTTACGTTGACATGTTGTGATATCTTGGTTGGCTCTTATTGAGTAATGTTAGACGCAAGAATCTTATCCCTTCAAATGTaactttaaaaatgaaaaatgctaccttgtattttcttatcttcttctatCATTCTCTGCTAATATGATATTGTCAATTTActattggattttttattttttatttttttaaattaagattGATGTAAAGGTGGATTGACAATGTCATGTCAGCAAAGAAGGATAGGAGAATGACCATAAAATAATGTATGCACATCtctttaaaattactattagatttagGATTgatcaaatagaaattttaaaagtcacatcacaTTTGAAGATATGAGTCTTGCACGTAGCATTATTCGGCTCTTATTTTCCTTGTTTCATGTTGCTGAATATCCTTTGAATCAATCAGTATATATAAAtgtgttaggtttttttttttttttttttttttaaaaaaaaaaagaaaagaaagggaaattcCATCATAATTCACAGGGTTTTCGCGTGATTTCAATTTACTCCttgggtttttaaaatcacattttaacCCTTTGGTTTTTCACTTCATTTCTTCCATCTAAAACTGCTTACGTGGCATTAAACCcatgttaaaaaattaattttggtatattaaaaaaaaaaaaaaggtggaccCCTCCATCCtgtaaggggggggggggggggaccccAAACTAAAGGGATGGTTCACGCTGCCAATCCTAATAACAGGGTGGCCGCCTCTTTGCGGAGGTGGATGGGTGGCTCCCCATTTGTTCCCACCCTTACTGAGGTGGCGAATAAGAGTTGGCCGCTCGAGCCACCCCACCGTGGGGGTGGCAGCCCCTTTGGGGGATGGAGGGGTGGCTCcccatctgttttttttttttttttttttttttcctgttttcttttaaaaaaaatatgtgacgTGGTACGGCAAAACTGCTTACGTGGAATTAATGCCACGTGAGTTGTTTTGAGCCTTTTTGAACTACTGAAGTAAAACATGGAAAAAcctaaggaaataaaatatgatttaaagaaCTCAAGGAATAAATTGAAATTGCGTGAAAACTGCTATGGTgaaatttcccaaaaaaaaataggtgGGTATATGTGTTGTTGGACATGGTCGGTAATTGAATATGCGCTTTGAGACTGATTTGCAAGAGTTTGAGTGGCATATGTGGTGTTATCCCTTGCGGGTTGTTTTTGGGTGTATCTTTTGGGttctagggtttaggttttgttgGGTTGTTGTGACTCTTGTGGGTTAGCTGTGTTTGCTCctatgtatacttcctgtgtacttagaggTGCCTTTCgcctttttctttaataaaatttttgcttacttatcaaaaaaaatatatatgtggtGTTATCCCTAACATGTGTCCTAAGCCTTGTTTAATAGTATTGAGATCCTTTTTTATGCTAATAgaagtaatgtcttgtggagtAGTTATTAAGCATAGAGATCAGGAGATTTTGCTCTGGTAGGGAACATAATATTGCTGTAGATCATGTTTCATTTTCAGTCTAGGGTTTTCTGCTATCAAATTATTATTCGTAAAAATGAAAATCCTTCCTTTTATTAAATCCCTCAAActtattaaattcaaaaaaacaaaatccatcaAACTTATTGTAAATTCTTGTGTGTGTAACTTTTACTCGTTCTattcttgtattttaaatttgaaaggCCATACCTGATGAAGTGTGGTCTTGTGGACCTTCTGCAAGAGTCCTTGATTTGAGCAACAACTCTGTTCGAGATGTTCCTGCCCACGTTGGCCGTTTGAGTTCCAttcaggtaaaaaaaaaaaactccttttttctttttaacaatttaATGTATCTGCTTTGAATATTATAACTTCTCTCCTTTATTCTCAAAATTTTGTAGAAATTGTTGCTGAATGCAAATGCTATAATGGATGAATCGATTAATTGGGAAGCACTAACATCTCTTAAGTATCTAACGGTTCTCTCTGTGAACCAAAACCAGTGAGTAATTTCTGTACTCTATGACATCTTATTCATTTTAAAGTATAAACTACaaatgtcttgtgtgtttttacTTTACATACCTAGGTAATGCCAAGATATGACTATATATGAATAGAATTGTAAGTATGTCGTTATATTGCTTGACGCATGTCTGGAAAGTAGGAAAAGTGTCCCGTCCCACGTCTTGCACTATTATGTGTCACTTGTTGAGAGAGTTgaaaagaagaagtagaagaggCATGcatatttgctttttttttttacattgtaAAATCATATACATGTCCTAGATAGGTTCTCTTTATCATATTTCTTGAAGTTCATGTTTGTCAAGCCTGACTAGGGCCAGGCAAAGTGCCTTGCCCAATCGGTGTTTGATCTCTGTAAAAGTAGTTGTTTTGGTTATGCGATACTGCTTGTAATCATCAGGGTCTATTCCTAGAAAGTTACACGAGTGGGTTATACCCTATTACCCGGTTTAGTTTGTAATACCTGTGTAGCCGATCCCAATTAGTGTTGGATTTAAGGGTTTTGAGTTGACAGTGAGATTTGTAATATCTATGTCAGCAATCCCAATGCTGCGTTTTTAATTATCATTAATTGTATTATTAATGCAGTTTAACGACTTTACCTTCTGCACTGGGTGCTCTGACTTCACTGAAGCAACTTCATGTCGCAAACAACAAGTTGACTGGCCTCCCAACTGAAATAGGTCTATTGACACAGCTTGAGGTCATGAAAATCAATAACAACAGGTAATGTGTAGAAAACACGTAACCAATTGTTTTAGGTCAAGGACATGTTTTTTCTAATGAGCATTAGAGGATGACAGAACTGGTTCATTGCCCTATTCCTATTTCTGCTCTCTTTTTTATTCCCTGCATAATTTAACCATTATCTGGTATTGGTAATTTTAAGAGATCCCTATTTGCATTTTGGAGTAGAAggaccaaatagttcaaatccATGTTTTGTCCTAAGCGCACAAACTTATGAATCCTATCAAGATGctgcaaacaattaaataatatgacCTTCTGGGAAACATAAATATCCTTGTTTCTAACACAAGGATGATGTCTTGAGGAAATAAGTTTCGAAAGAGTATTTACATGCTTGATGGccaatgatttctgtttgattGTTGTTGTGTTTCTCTCTGGATCAGGATAAGCACCATCCCGGCATGTATCGGGGACTGTAATTCTCTTATTGAGGTATGACTCCGGCATCTGTCTTTATCTCCCCTCCCCCGACCGTCCTTGTCCCTGGGGTTTAAATTCCTCTGAAGTGTCGACAAGATGATCCAACCATTGCAAGCCAGACTGCCAGACTAAagaatgagttttttttttttcaagatatatatatactatacatcTTTTTTTAATGTAGTTTTCTTGGTTTTTCATGGTAAAGGTTGATCTTTCATCAAATCTTCTGTCAGAGTTGCCAGAGACTTTTGGTCATTTGCATGATTTGAAGGTCTGTACTTAGTGTTATTCTGATTCTCGTTATTCTCCCTTTATTCTGTTCTATTCTAGCACTTTTCTTTCCGGTATGAGAGCTGGTTTTATatgtaaaagagaaatgctatgtATTACCCTCCCATCTTATTGCACTGATGTGCAGTGCCCCATCTGCCcttgatttctttatttttttaattagctaATGGGCACTGTCATATCAGCCAAGTGGGATGAAGGTAtagtgtatagcattactctatgtAAAAGGTAGCTCATCATCGTTAATTATACATGCGATAAATAGGAAAATACAGTTTTCGGAGGCTTGTATGACAACCTTTGGACTTAAGAAGACGTGAGTCCTCTGAAATTTAGAAACAAAATATATCAGCAATAAAGCAACGGGTAGTTTGGGAGGGATTGTCATCTTCACAATTGTCTTTTTATAAGACAAAGGGATCTGCTTATTTATATGCTCAAGAGTTTTCTCACTTTATCAAAATCCCATATATCCCTATCCTAATGCTAATAGGTACCGTAGCACCTTTACAACAAAACTTTTCACTCCTATTTAGTAAAATTGTCACTCAGAGTGATGGAATTCAAAACATATACACATGAGGGTAGTCCAGATGCCCTCTGGGGAGGATTGTTGGGCAACTTCTTGAGCACCACCTTCAGAAAAAGTGTGCATTACCCACTGATCCTGAATTTATGCCAATGTGCCAATTCCTGTGCAGGCTTTGTATGTCAGTAACAACGGACTAAAATCACTTCCATCTACCCTATTCAAGATGTGCCTTCAGCTCTCAACACTGGATCTCCACAACACACAAATAACAATGGATCTCCTTCGTCAGGTGCATATGCTTGACCCATTTGCGAAGTAGTCCAATTTATGACACTTTCATTGGAATGCTTAATAACAACATTCTTCTGACAGTTTGAAGGATGGGAAAGTTTCGATCAACGCCGCCTCTTAAAGCATCAGAAGCAGCTTGATTTCCGAGTTGTGGGCTCTGCTGAGTTCGATGAAGGTGCCGATAAAAACTGACGGTCCATTTTAGAATAAAATATTGTCAtttgattttagtttattaAGTATTGAGGTAGTTGACTGTAGATTTGTTATAGGATAATCTTAGCATCCACTGGAAGATTCCAGTGAAGGCAAAAGTGATTCGATGCAATACGCAGCTCCATTTCTAGGTATAGCAACCCTGTAATGGAGGTGAAAGTTCTCAATGGAAGTTCATAGTTCTCCAAATAAGTTGAGGTATCTATAATTAGAAATGAGTGGTAGATTTTATTTTCAGTCGTGCAGGGACTTATTTTCTAGCCCAACCGTTCTAACATCTTGAAGATTATGTCAAATTCATAGTAGTAGGAAAGGAAAGAGTGGAGACAGAGAAGGTATAGAAGGTAAACGTGACTTTTGTTAGAATTGTGGTGACTGCAATTTAGTGAAgagcaaagagaaaaaagggGGAGAACAAAACACACAAGTTTTGTGATTCAGCAGTGTGACTACATTCACATGAGCGAGCTGTTCATTTCACTATATCGAATGTTGTGTCTCCAGTTAAGGTTTTAGCCTGGTACATTAAAATTTCTAATATTATCCTATCGTACCATTTGGGGGGGATTAAAATAAAGCCACAAATGGGCCACATTAGCTCCGCTCTGTTCTTTCTATGTAGCATTTATGCTAGAAGCCAATTTTACGTCCACATGCAGAATATGAGCCACCATCtctaacaatattccacaaacTCCAGGGAAAATGGGGTCCGATGAAAAACAACGAGTACGTTGAGATTTGAGATGACATCAATAAGCTTCAAACTACATGATCAGGACTTTCCTGAAAAGCACATAATTATCGGTAGAGATAGTGAAAGCGTTCAAAAGTGGAAGGGTTGTGTTGAATGTGTCGATAGTTTTTCTTGGGACAAATATGCTGTAAAGGCAAACATCTACTACCCGGATGGCTCAGCCCTAACCAGATTGGAAATGAACttcaatacaaattttaatttttattagctacattttgaaatctctattttttattttccaaagcGATACACATTAAAATTGCCTAAGGAAATAGGCACTTGGCGTTTTTAGCGGGgtaaaaaccaaagaaaaagatgagTTCAATTAAACAGACAGTAATACTCGGAGTCGTTGGTCCCACCATGTGAGATGGGACAATGTGTGTAAAGTAAAGGTGAATTGGGTAAGAAAATGAAGCAGAGAGCAAGAGGAATTTACTCTTTGCTAAACACAAATCATGAAGTCGATATGGGAGTGGGAGCAAATAATGACACTGATAATTAATGTCTAacgataataataataaaaaaaaaaataagctaCTTGGTGAAACAAACGCAAGATTAAACATACTAAAACACAACAGAGAAGCATCACTAGAATAATGCAAAGCAGATGGGAGGAGAATTATTTGATACACGTATCGAAGTTACTACCAAATTTATATATGAAACGTAAACTGCTGTGAAATTGAAATGTATCATCCATTTGGCGTACTCATTGTCGAATGAACAGTAAAGGGTCATGGAGAGctgtaaaaataaaagagagttttCATGGAGAACTCGAAAAACTACATGGAGTTCTCATCCTAAAATCACAATCCAATATGCTGCGCTGATTGGAGAGAACAACCTAACGGTAGTAAATGGATATTTGAGGGATGTCAATGTCATTGTCCTCCTCATCTTCACATGCCACGACGACATCCAAGTGGCGACGGTATGCCGGCAGTTCCACTTTGGCCACTTCCCTGGCCAGATCCACCATTTTCTTATCCATTCGGTCTTTGTGCCGAGGGAACATGCTATTGTAGAGCAGGCAACTTCCGCATGAAATGCTGTAGGCGAATAGCCCTTTCTCCTTGAGCCACTGGATAAGTTCCCTCAGAGTAGGATTGCCTTTCAGGATCCACCTGTCCCAAACAGTCCAACTCGTGTTCTGGTGCTTGATGACCTTGGGCGGAACTGGCTCAGCCATGGAGAACAAAGGCAGCGCAAGGTTGGCAAATGTGTTACGATAGGCTTCCACTTTGTGCCCTCCATCCAAAACCTTGTATAGCTCCAGGCACACGAGACCCGTGGCCATTGCGGTGGATGTTGCAATTGCAGGAATGATCCTTCCAGCAATAAACTTGGCTTTCAGCTTGTCGACTTCAGGAATGCTGTAATTTCGTGCCCTCATGTTGGCAAGGCCAGCTATCATGTCCATATGGAAGTTTGTATCATCATCCTGCACATTCATGGGATGAAGTTTATCAAAATCAGAAATTTGATTCACAACTTATTTGgaagaaatattttaaatttgattcaGCTGTACCTTCTCAAACTGAATTGGTTTCATCCGGAACCCGGGTGGCAGGTTCTTCTGGCACTGCTCTAACTTCTTGATTAGTTCAGCAATGACATCTGAATCATCTATAGAACTGGTAGAGATACTGGTAGCCTTCTCATCTGTTACAATTTTCGCATCTTTCCTGGGCTCAAATTCTGGGACCATCACCCTATCAATTGCTTCAGCCGACTTCTTAGTGTTCTTGACCCAATCAGGAATTGGGATACCAAATGTCTCTGCGCGTAGGATGGAAGCTGCCATAACAAAATGGAGGTGACTTGGATCAGCAGTTGACAACTGCAGTGGACGAGGGAATCGCTTAGGGGCTGACCAGAATGGAGCCCCAGTACTGGTTGCAGCATCCTCAGGGAAAGTATAAATCAACTGCTTCACACGGTTAGCaaaataatcttcaaacctgagtaaattaaacatggtatcagcaaatgaacaaaaaaaaaaaaaaaagcacttatATCATAATTGTCACAGGATAAAAAGGAAAGCAACTGAAAGAATTATCTTCAAGGAAAGTACTTTAAACGAGCCCAGGTAATGCAGTCTTGGAATGTCTCGCATCGTTCTTTGTCAAGGCACTCCAGTACACGCTCCAAGTTATCCCTGGACTGAGCATCACCAGCATTTATCATTGCAGTACTATATTCACTTGGGTTGGACAAGTATGCATTCACTTCTGCTGGTGTTTTCTCAAGCAAACCCTCAAACTCAGATCGAGCCCATGTCAAGCAGTGGTCAATGTTGTGAGGAAATGAGTGTACGGTGCACATAGGCGCTTGTTTCTCAGGTGGGTCTCTCGAGGCACCATAGTTTTCTGTGAGGTGAGGAATGACCATCTGAGTGTTGCATTTGGCACCGAGAGTTCCTGACTCAAGAAGCGGCTTCTGGAAGTATAAGCATCGCTGGTCAACGTACAACCGGGCATTCACATTGTCTAGAGCATTAATAACAACACTCAAATTCTCCCAGAAGGTATCATCAAATACATTCTCAGTTTCGGTGCCAACTCGATTCTGCAAAGCCTCAATGTTCAGACGAGGGTTTATTGATGAAGCAGCAGAAGCAGCAACAGTGGATTTGGCCTGACCAATGTTCCAATCACGGAAGAGGAACTGCCTACTGAGGTTACTCTTCTCAATTACATCATCGTCAGTAATTGTTAGCTTCCCCTGATCACCACATGAAACTCCCATCAAGGCCACATTCTTTAAGAACTCACACCCTAGAGCACCAGATCCAACAATAAACACTATAGCGTCCTCCAGTTTCTTCTGAAGCTTAGACCCAAAGACAGAAATCTGTGCATCATAACGACTATTTAAGGGTCTTAAATCACTGGAATCCAGTGGCTCTGTAGGCAGTGACTCCACCGAGTCAAAGTAGAAGAACTGTAGAAACATGTAAAATAACATTAGGTTATGTGAGAACCAGCAATCAGGATAAGATGTCAACTACCTCTCACCTCTCAAAAAAAAAGTAGCCAAGATCTTATTgcaactaaaaataaacaagTATACAACATCAGGAGCCTAGGTCAGAGGCCTTATAGAAAGGTCCCTTCAGGCATTAGGTAATGTAGAAAGCATAACCATTAGAAAGTCAAAAGCAGTGAATATTCCAACTCTCCACAACATGATAAAAGAGAAGACCATGCACTAACCTGAAAAAGTGGATGGAACTTCCCAGAACATGCTTTCACAACCTCTTGTCCCACAATACCACCAAACATTGCAGCCATTGGATTCAGTACTGCCTTTGCACCAGAAGCAAAGTGCCTCAGAAGTTTTGGATTAATATCTTCCAGTCTCCCATCTCCCAAGCTCTCATTAATGTTACCGGCAACAGCTATAAGCTTCTGAGCATCCTCCTCTGAACCAGCAACAGGAAAACGTCCCAAGTCAGAGACAAACTTATCCAGCGCTTGGAATGCGAGGTGCAGGAGAGGAGGGCGATCAAACTTGGAGAAATCACTAAGAAGAAAATCACCAGGATCGGCCAACGCTTCCCTCAATGGCTTAAAGTTCAATACCTTGGGCTGTTTCACCTGTGTGACAATACCACCCTTCACATAGGCTCCATAATTTGTGGTATCCTCCTCAAGAGTGAATGAGTAAGCCCTTGAATTTTTAATCTTCCTTGGTTTCCCATCATTCAATTCTGTCATTCCGTGAACTTCAGAGAACACAACAAGATCCCCATCTTGAAACTCAAGCCTTTCATCATCAACACATGATACTAGGGCAGCATTGTCATTGCTGATTGATGCAATAATACCCGAGTGGGGTTCCTCTCCATCAACATCAACAACAGTGAACTCAGGTCCAAAGTCACAAAACACAGAACCAAAAAGGCCTCTGACTTCGGTTTTGATGAATGCAATAGCAGGCTGATGATTATGGCAGTAATCGTTGAACTCAATGGCTTTCTCAAAACCAATATCAGTAAAGACAACAGCCTGCACCATCAGAGAATTAAAACGTGCATGTACAGTCCAATAAGCAAGATACGAACACACACCATGATGAtgcgagagagagcgagagcaaACAAAACATTGCATATAATACATGATTAGCTTATGGGCAATTTTAGATCAAGAACAAACAAAGCAAGATTTGAATTGCGCTGAGTGAATTGCCACAACCCTAAACTATCACTTGCCAAATTTTACTGCAAATACAACCAAGCGCTTCCTATGCTCTTCTGTTATCATTTCATACATTGCTTCATAATGCTTAACAAACAATTTCccattcttcatttcttttttaggGGGATTGTTGGGTGTTGGAATCAAATTGGGCATAGTAGAAGGAAAATAAAACCATATTCCGGCAGTCTGCCAATTCTGATGAAACAAGAGTCTCTAGTTGCAACATTAAGGGTGTCGCTAtggtgtgtttggatgttgaatttttgaaatcagaattgaatttttattctgtttgcgaattttgaagtttgactttttagaaaaaaaaattgaataaaatatgatttgtttttgaaaaagttgaataaaatatgacttattttggaaaaaagtagaatcaaaatcatattttgtttccaaaattcaTTTGCCAAACACACCGTAACTCTACATGAGCTGTTAGATCTCTATAAATTTGTGAAGCAATCAAGCCTAATGGGAATAGGCTACACTGTCATTATATTGAATGATGAGATGAAATAAGGCCACTATGACACTAGACCAAACATTTACTGCACACTTGACAAGTTTTTCAATGGAAGTTCATCAGATCGACAATCATATTTTTGGCATTTACACTAATCAGAGTGTCAGCTAAATTATTGTATTAGAAACTGTAACTTCTATAG
Coding sequences:
- the LOC133878482 gene encoding LRR repeats and ubiquitin-like domain-containing protein At2g30105 isoform X1 — protein: MEEAGVTTGEANDPQSKATGITITVKFSGRSIPVTLSPDATIGDLKSILQPLTNVLPRGQKLIFKGKLLVDTTTLRASEVTGGAKVMLMASQGLHQGEENQCCTCQRDPQRPEQSRDRRTMEEAGATTGEANDLQSKTTGITITIKFSGRSIPVTLSLDATIGDLKSLLQPLTNVLPRGQKLIFKGKLLVDTTTLRASEVTGGAKVMLMASQGLHQGDGPILKEARSVPRRVDNANRMVNEKTQVRIDKNRLERWKVTRVVALSECNLKAIPDEVWSCGPSARVLDLSNNSVRDVPAHVGRLSSIQKLLLNANAIMDESINWEALTSLKYLTVLSVNQNHLTTLPSALGALTSLKQLHVANNKLTGLPTEIGLLTQLEVMKINNNRISTIPACIGDCNSLIEVDLSSNLLSELPETFGHLHDLKALYVSNNGLKSLPSTLFKMCLQLSTLDLHNTQITMDLLRQFEGWESFDQRRLLKHQKQLDFRVVGSAEFDEGADKN
- the LOC133878482 gene encoding LRR repeats and ubiquitin-like domain-containing protein At2g30105 isoform X2, with translation MEEAGVTTGEANDPQSKATGITITVKFSGRSIPVTLSPDATIGDLKSILQPLTNVLPRGQKLIFKGKLLVDTTTLRASEVTGGAKVMLMASQGLHQGEENQCCTCQRDPQRPEQSRDRRTMEEAGATTGEANDLQSKTTGITITIKFSGRSIPVTLSLDATIGDLKSLLQPLTNVLPRGQKLIFKGKLLVDTTTLRASEVTGGAKVMLMASQGLHQGDGPILKEARSVPRRVDNANRMVNEKTQVRIDKNRLERWKVTRVVALSECNLKAIPDEVWSCGPSARVLDLSNNSVRDVPAHVGRLSSIQKLLLNANAIMDESINWEALTSLKYLTVLSVNQNQISTIPACIGDCNSLIEVDLSSNLLSELPETFGHLHDLKALYVSNNGLKSLPSTLFKMCLQLSTLDLHNTQITMDLLRQFEGWESFDQRRLLKHQKQLDFRVVGSAEFDEGADKN
- the LOC133878482 gene encoding LRR repeats and ubiquitin-like domain-containing protein At2g30105 isoform X3 is translated as MEEAGATTGEANDLQSKTTGITITIKFSGRSIPVTLSLDATIGDLKSLLQPLTNVLPRGQKLIFKGKLLVDTTTLRASEVTGGAKVMLMASQGLHQGDGPILKEARSVPRRVDNANRMVNEKTQVRIDKNRLERWKVTRVVALSECNLKAIPDEVWSCGPSARVLDLSNNSVRDVPAHVGRLSSIQKLLLNANAIMDESINWEALTSLKYLTVLSVNQNHLTTLPSALGALTSLKQLHVANNKLTGLPTEIGLLTQLEVMKINNNRISTIPACIGDCNSLIEVDLSSNLLSELPETFGHLHDLKALYVSNNGLKSLPSTLFKMCLQLSTLDLHNTQITMDLLRQFEGWESFDQRRLLKHQKQLDFRVVGSAEFDEGADKN